The genomic segment CTGCAAAAAACCGAAATGATCCGCCAGACTCTGGGCAGTCACTACGCCGACTTCGCGAATACCCAGCGCATACAAAAAACGGCCCAGTGTGGTCTGTTTGGCCTTGTCGAGTGCCGCCAGTACGTTGGTTGCCGATTTTTCCCCCATACGCTCCAAACCGGACAACTGCTCCAGCGTCAGGTGAAACAGGTCATCGACGGAATCAATCAGATCGGCCGCCACCAGCTGTTCAATCAGTTTATCGCCCAGGCCTTCAACATCCAGCGCCTTGCGCGAGGCAAAGTGCTTGATCGCTTCCTTGCGTTGCGCGGCACACACCAGGCCACCGGTACAACGGGCCACGGCTTCACCTTCCACCTTTTCAATCAGCGAGTCACACACCGGGCAGCTGTCCGGTATCAGAATGGCATCGGTGTGTTCCGGCCGTTGCTCCAGTACCACGGAGACCACCTGGGGAATCACGTCACCCGCCCGGCGCACAATCACAGTATCGCCAATACGCACACCCAGGCGCGCCACTTCATCCATATTATGCAGCGTGGCATTGCTGACGGTCACTCCGGCCACATGCACGGGTTCCAGTCGTGCCACCGGGGTTACTGCGCCGGTACGACCAACCTGGAAGTCGACCCCGAGCAAGCGTGTCATCTGCTCCACCGCCGGAAATTTATAGGCAATCGCCCAACGTGGCGCGCGGGCGACAAATCCCAGCTGTTGCTGCAATGCCAGCGCATTCACCTTGAACACTGAACCATCAATTTCGTAGCCCAGCTGGTGGCGCTTTTCTCCTAACAGCCGATAGCAATCGAGCGCCTGCTCCAGACCATTCGCAGTGCGGGTTTCCGGGTTAATGCGGATACCCCAACCCTGAATCTGATCCAGAATCCCGCGATGTGTCGTTGCCAGCCCAAATTCATCCGACACGATGCCGATGCTGTAAGCACAGAATTCCAGCGGCCGTTTGGCGGTAATACGAGCGTCAAGCTGACGTAGTGAGCCAGCCGCCGCATTACGCGGGTTGGCAAACACTTTTTCGTCCGCAGCCCTGGCTTTGGCGTTGTAGGCCTCGAACCCGGCTTTGGGCATGTACACTTCACCACGCACTTCAATACGTCGTGGCCAGGCGTCACCCTGGAGGCGTAAGGGTACGTTGTTGATGGTACGTACGTTACGGGTGATGTCTTCGCCGGTCTGGCCATCACCTCGGGTTGCTGCCCGTACCAGCTTGCCCTGCTCATAAAGCAAACTGACGGCCAGGCCATCCAGTTTCGGTTCGCAAACCAGTTCAATCTCGTCCGTCGTTTTCAGGCGATCGCGGATACGCTGATAAAACGCAGCAAACTCTTCCGCGTTCATGGCGTTATCCAACGACAACATGGGTAGTTCATGTTGAACCTGATCAAACGCCGCCAGTGGCTCTGCCCCTACTCGCTGGGTTGGAGAGTCGGCAGTTATCCATAGAGGATATTGCGCTTCCAGCGTCTGTAGTTCACGCATCAGGCGGTCGTATTCCGCATCCGGAATCGCCGCTTCATCCAATACGTAATAACGATGATTGTGGTCGTTGATTTGCTGACGCAGCTGTTCAATACGTGTGCGGGCTTGCGTCGGTAACACATTGGACTGGGTTGACGATGTATCTGGGGAAGACATGACTATCTGGCTCGCACTGGCAAGCGCGGTCAGTGCCGCGCCTGAAGGGTTCGGTTGTTCGGCAATAAGCTGGCAACGAAGTTAACGTCGCTTGCCCGCAGCCTGTTTTTTCGCCAGCAAGGCTTGCCGACGTTCATATTCGAGAATTTGCTGACGATCATGCTCGACCGTTTGTTTGGTGAAGGTACTGTGAGTCGCATCCTTGAGTTCGGCGTTGAGATGGTCTGCCAACAGGCGCGCCATTTCAGACATCGCCTGATAAGCCTCTAACGGACGCTTTGCTCCCGGCAAGCTTAAAAAGAACGTCAACCCGGAAAAGTGCTCATCTTCCATGCTAGCCGGGCTAAAAACACCGGGTTCATAGGTTTGAGCGACCGAAAACTGGATTGGCCCCTTGCCATCTGCATCTTCAAATCGATGAAAGATTTGTTCCTGGCCGTAACGTAAATCGCAACCATCAAACAGGTGTAAGAGAGAACGGCCTGAAAATCCGGCGTCTTCGCGGGCGCGGGCATGAATCACCAGTACCACCTCTGCCGCCGCACGGGTGGACAGTTGCTCGGCATCGTCCCCGGCATAGATAATCAACTCACTGCCCTGGTCAGCGCCCTGCTCTTCCTGCTGGGCAATTTCATCTTCCAGATGAACCGTCTCTTGCTCACCCGCTTGACCGCTCTCTTGATAGTCAGCATCGGCCAGCAGTGGGTCTGCTTCGTCGTCCTCTGCCGTCAGCGGTTGCTCGTCAGCGGTATCCTGCACTTCAACGTGCAACTCCGGTTCGATAATGACATTGCGTTCGCCCAACGCTTCTACCGTCATCAACAGCGGCACGGCTTCATCCAGATTGACTGGCCGGGCTTTTGGAATAATGGCGGCGGGAGCCTGATCTGCGGGTGTTTCCTCCAGCTCACGGCTGCGAGAGTTCAGCCAACTATGGAGATTTTGCTGCAGGGCCTGCTCATCGGATTCGAGGCCATCGGGTTCGAGCGCATGAAATGCTTCCCTGCGGGGAGCTGCCAGTTCATCGCCATCGCTGATCGACTCGCTGATCGACTCGTCGCCAGCTCCGCTCTCCATCAGTGGGTTCTCTGCAGCATGACGTTGTTCATTCAAGGCGCTACGATCGTCCTCTGATATCAAGTCAGGCACGCCATCTGCTGTATTTGCAAATCCATCAAGCCGGGTATCCGTATCTGGCGCACTGACGCGGGCGTCTGCGTCTGCCTCCGCTGCTGCCGGATTACCGACAACCCGAAAACGGCCACCGGGTAATTCCGGGTTGTGGTTACCTTCCGGAAATTTAAAATCTTTGCTGATATCCAGCTTCAGTGCCATGGCGCGAGCACGTTTCATACGTCGTATGCCATCCACTACAATAATCACGACTGCCAGTAAACCCAGCAATATCATGACCGTTTTCCAGGTCAATTCCATAACGTCCTCATCGTTTGTGTTTTGTCGGGCAACTGGATCTGATGTCTCATACAACCCGTTGTAGGCTGCCCGTTATTCTTCCGGTTCTATTTCCAGATTATCGCTACTGTTCGATCATTTCTGTGGCTGCCTCTACATCAACGGAGACCAGTCTTGATACGCCCGGTTCCTGCATGGTGACTCCCAGCAGCCGGGATGCCATTTCCATCGCAATTTTGTTGTGGGTAATAAAAATAAACTGCACCTTGTCTGACATCGCTTTTACCAGTTTGGCATAACGTCCGACATTGGCATCATCCAGTGGTGCATCCACTTCATCGAGCATACAAAACGGTGCCGGATTCAACTGGAAGATGGAAAACACCAGGGCAATGGCCGTTAATGCTTTCTCCCCACCAGACAACAGGTGAATGGTGCTGTTTTTCTTGCCCGGAGGGCGCGCCATAATAGCGACACCGGTATTCAGCAAATCGTCATCGGTCAGATCCAGCCAGGCATGGCCACCACCAAAGACTTTGGGAAACAGCTCTGCCAGTCCGTTATTGATTTTATCAAAGGTCTCTTTAAAGCGGGTACGGGTCTCCCGGTCAATTTTATGGATTGCGCTTTCAAGTGTCGCCAGCGCGGTTTCCAGGTCGTTGTTCTGGGCATCCAGATATGTCTTGCGCTCGGATTGCAGGCGGTATTCATCAATCGCTGCCAGGTTGATATTGCCGAGCCGGCGAATACGTTCACCAAGATCCGCCAGATCCTGCTGCCACTGCTCGGGATCCGCTTCATCTGGCATGTTATCCAGTACTTCTTTCAGGGTGAGTTTCTCTTCTTGCAGTTGTTCAATCAGTGCCTGACGACGTATATCCAGTGCCTGGCATTCCATTCGTACCGCTTCGAGCTGGTTACGTACATCCAGTGCTTGCTGTTCCGCCTGGCTACGTTGTTGTTCCAGCTGACGCAAGCCGGTCTCTGAACGTTCCAAGCGGGAACGAGCTTCCTGTACCTGCTGTTCAGCTTGCTGACGCTGTTCCAATAGTTGCTGCAATTCTTCTTTCAAGTGCGTCAGATCAATACTGTGATCCTGTTTCTGGCTTGACAGTATAGTCTGTTTTCGACTGCGCCACTGTTCCAGCTGGACGCTTAATCGCTGGATGGCGGTGTTCAGCCCCTGAATGCGGCTATCCAGCTCACGCTGGCCCAGTTCTGCCTGATGGGCTCCCTGCTGCCGCTGCTGTAACACTGAACGGGCATCGTCCAGTTGCTGTTGCTTACTGTCCCGCTGCAACAGCAGCTGATCTCGTTCATCGCCGTACAGTTCTATGGCATCACTGGCTTGCTGCCATTGCATACGGGTTTCTTCCAGTTCTTGCTGTAATAACGCCTGCTGTTCACGAGCTTCAGCCAGATCATCGTCGATACGCTGGCTGCGTTGCGCAAACTGTTCTGCTCGTGCCTGATGGGCTGAAAGCTGGGCCTGTAAGGTCATCAGTTGGCTGTTCACTTGTTGCCATTCACGCTGGGCGGCGTCGCGTTGCTGCTCCAGTCCGTGCAGACGCATACGTGCCGCTTCGTATTCTGCTTCCCATTCTTCAACATCCATATCGAGCTGGTCCCATTGCTCCAGCAGTAATTCCAGTTCTTGCTGGCGGCCCAGTACACTGCCTTGACTTTCCGCCTGGCGTTGCACTCGTAACCAGTCACGACCCACCCGTACCGCATCGGGCGTCATCCAGCTTTCACCCGGAGCCAACTCCTGCCGCCGGGCCAGCGCCTGATCGAGTGAACCAATGGTTCGAACCGGAGCCAGTAAATCGCCCAGTTGGTAGGGAGATTGCAGCCGTTGTAACAATGAGTCAGACGCCAGCGGAGAATCTGACGGCGGTAGTTCGAGACCCGACCAGAGCACCAGGTTGCCTTCCTGCAAGCTGTCCAGCCATTGGCTCGCCATGTCCAGATTATCGATCACCAGCGCCTGCAGGTAGTCGCCTAATACCGCTTCCACGGCGGTTTCCCAGCCACTTTCAACCTGCAGTCGTTCTGCCAAACGGGGTTTGCGTGACAATTGTCGGCTTTCGAGCCAACGTGCCATGGCATCACTGCTTTGCCCCAGCGCCGCTTTTTGCAGGGCTTCCAGTGTGGCCTTGCGGTTACTGAGCAGATTCAGCTGCTGCCGACCGGTTTCCACCTGTTGCCGCTGTTGCTCGATATCGGCACGGACTCGTTCGGCCTGCTCCCGACTGCTGTCGACACGTTGCTGCTGTTCTTCCGCTTGCAGTTCATATTCGGCGGCTTCCTCTTGCAGTAACTGGATTTCGTCGAGTTCGGGGTTGTTTTGCAACTGCTGTTGCTCACCTTGCAACTTGTGTATCTGTTGTTGCAATCGCAGCAACTGCTGGTCGAGGGATTGAATGCGTGTGTGTGCGACGTCCGCTTGCCGGGCGGGCTCACCGGCACGCTGGGTAAACTGCTGCCAGTCATCCTGCCAGCGGGATTGTTCGCGTTCGGCATCATCAAGCTGGTCTTTGGCCTGGAGTAATAATTCTGCCAGCAGTTCCTGTTCTGGCTCCTGTTGCAGTCGCTCGGCTTCGAGGTTATCCAGCTGCTGCTGGTCGGCTTCCAGGGCAATCTGACAGGCTTCCAGCTGCCGTTCGGCTTCCGCCAGATTACGATCCAGCTCCAGCGACATTTGCGACTGGTGTTCTATCTTTTGTTCTTGTCGGGCAATTCGAGCACCAACTTCGTAAAAGCGACCCTGAACAGCCTGGAACCGCTCATTGTCTTCACTCTGTAACAGCCGCAGCGCTTCGGAATCCGCGTCAATCCTGACTTGTTCAGAGCGGTGTTTTTCAAAACGGGTGTCCAGTTCTGTAATGAACAACTCCCGTTTCCGATAGTCCTGATCCAACTGCTGCCACTTCAGGGCTTGCAGTTGAGCCTTCTTTTGCCGCTCTTCGGCTTTCAGCGCCTTGTACTTTTCAGCCGCTTCGGCCTGACGTTGTAAATGACCGAGCTGGCGCGTGAGTTCATCGCGGATGTCTTGCAGACGCTCAAGATTTTCCAGCGTACGTCGCATGCGGTTCTCGGTCTCGCGGCGACGATCCTTGTAGCGAGAGATACCTGCGGCCTCTTCGACGTACACCCGCAGCTCTTCTGGTTTGGCCTCAATCAGGCGAGAAATCATGCCCTGTTCGATAATGGCATAGGAACGCGGCCCCAGGCCGGTGCCAAGAAACAGGTCGGTAATATCCTTGCGACGGCAGCGGCTGCCATTCAGAAAGTAGGTGGACTGGCCATCTCGGGTAACCTGACGGCGTACGCTGATTTCGGTGTAGGCGGCGTACTCGCCCCTTAAGGTCTGATCACTGTTGTCAAACACCAGATCGACGCTGGCCTTGCCAACCGGTTTGCGCTCGGAAGATCCATTAAAAATGACGTCCGTCATGGAGTCGCCGCGCAGGTATTTGGCCGAGCTTTCCCCCATCACCCAGCGGACGGCATCAATGGTGTTGGACTTGCCACAACCATTGGGGCCAACGATACCGGTCATGTTGGTATCAAAGCTGACGGTGGTCGTATCGACAAAAGATTTGAAGCCAGAGAGTTTGATGGCCTTCAGGCGCATAGGAATCCGGTGGGCTGGAGACGACAGCCCGCTATGATAGCGGTGTTGATTTGAAGTGGCTAACCCGGCGGGCTACGGCCACTCCGGGTATGTTACACAGACTCTTTCAGTGTGTTGGCTTCGATTGCCTGAACCACCAGCGAGCAATGACGTTTGCAATACTCATTGACCAACGCTGGTATCTCATCATTTTGGTCGCTGAGTGTGCATTCGATCAGGCGAGTAACAAACAGGCTGGTTTCGTCCATTTCGCCAAGGTTTTTGCGTAATGCCAATGCCAGCGCACGATGCAAGGGAGGTTGCAGATTGTCGAGTGCGGTTTTCAAATACTCATTACCAGCGGCGACGGCAGCACTGGAAATCAGTTCAAAATTGGCTTCGATAAAAAGATGGTGATCATGTACAGCAGCCGTATTACGGAGCTTGTTGACCAGCAACTCCAGCTTTTTCTTGTCTTCTTCTTTCCAGCTCCAGGCCAGCTTTTCGGCCAGCATTTCGAGCAGATTACCGTACAGGCGATAAAGGCTACGTACCCGGTCAGCATTCAATTCAGTCACATAGGCACCACGGCGCGGCTGAATAGTCACCAGGTGGCGACGCTCCAGAATCAACAGTGCTTCACGTACAGAGCCACGACTGACTTGCAATTCACTGACGATACGGGCTTCCTGAATACGTTCATTATTCACCAGATCACCCTGAATAATGCGATCTGCAAGGTGGTTGGCTATTTGTTCTGCAAGACTTTCGGCGACGACAAACGCCATAATCAGTTCCTCTAAAGCGTACATATGACTTGAAACGATCAATCTGCCAAAGCTCAACAGCGTTGATTTCAATCACGTTTCAGTCAACAAATTATCGGTAATCATGGTTCCACTGACAAATATCACAAACCGCTAGCTCTAAAAACGGAAGATGCCTCGCAGTTGTCTGCCATGACGTCCTTACATCCGTGAGATAGCAATCCTGGCGTCTGAAAGCCTGTTGGATCGACCTCACCTTCTTACAACGATCCTCTCAATAGAGGCCAGACATCCGCGATTAACGCAATATCTTCAATACAACAGGGTGGAACAGATGAACATTAACAAAACCGGAAAACGCGGAGGCAGCGAAAACAAACCGTGCCCGTAGCTGCAACAAGAGTAAAACTCTGGCAGTCATTTGAATAGAACCGCCGCTCAGCTCGCTTGCGCTGAGTTCATCGCCAGCAAGCTTGCCAGACCATATGGCAACGCGGAAAGCATCAAGCATACTATCTGAACGCCATTTTTCATTTTCTCCAACCAGTTCCACTGCGGTACTGATTTGGGAACATCTTGCTGCGCGTCAAGAGACACTCACAGCCGATATGACCCTTTAATGGGCAAAATCTATAGTCCAAACCCATTTTCTCAGGCAAAAGTACCAATTTTTACTAATGCAAAATCAACTTTGTGTTTTTATACTGCCTGCTGGAAATACACTGACAGTATAAAAACGGTCGCCTTTTGCATGGACACGTAACTGTTTGCCCGCAAATACCCAGCAACCTCTCGTTGGTCTCTCAGAGATGTGCGGAGCATATTGACACATATGCAACCAAGTCAACAGATACAAGCATATATGTGTGACACCAACACTCCGAGTGAGACACACAAGCGGTTTTGCATACCTAACCAGCAGCGACGACATGAATAGCGCACCGACCGACAGTGAAAGTAAAAAATCGATGGATTTTTTGACCAGTCTGGGACAACGAATTGCTGCGATGGCCGATCTGGTCGGCAGCAAGAAAAAACTCGCCGATGCCGCAGGTATCTCGGAGTCACAACTCTATCGTTGCATCAAGGGTGCCAGTGCGACAACCGTTGAGCCTCTGGTCGCCATGGCCAAGGCAGCGAATGTTTCTATTGAATGGGCGGTATCCGGTGAAGGGCTGATGCATGCGGATCAATATGACACCTTGTCTGCCAACGACAGCAAGCTGAAATCGATCCCTTGCTATACCGCCTCTCACCAGCATTGCCAAACCCGGACAGCGAGTCCGGAATTTGCACTGCCGAGCCACTGGGTCAAACAGCGAGGTCTGAACGACCAGTCTCTGGTGATACTGACGGCCAGGGGCGACAGTATGAATCCGACCATTCCCGACGGCAGCCTGGTGCTGATCGACACCCAGAACAGGTCGCTTCTGGATGGTCGCCTCTATGCCTTGCGGGAAGAAAATTTCGAAATGATCAAACGCATCCAGAGAGTACCGGGACAAGGGGTCTGGCTACTGTCGGACAACAAGCACTACAACGACGTATTACTGGAACAAAACGACATGAACCAGCTGGAAATTATCGGTCGGGTTGTCTGGATCGGCACCGATGTGTGAGGCCTGGTTCAGGTATCAACGGATCGGCGCGCCCGAATCGCAATCAAAACACCGGCCACAATCAGCCCCATGGCCAGCAACATCAAGGTTGTTAAACGCTCGGATAACACCAGCGCCCCCATCAATACTGCCAGCCCCGGCACCAATAGCTGTACCTGAGCAGCACGATGGATCCCCAGCCAGGGCAAAACCCGATACCAGCCAAAGTAACCCAGCCCTGAGGCGATGGCACCCGATATCACTGCAAGCAGCAAAGGCCGCCAATTCGACAACTCGGGCTCAACCGTAAAAGGTATTAATAGTATCGACAGCAGACTAGCAGCGACAAAGGCAGCTTGCACATCTGCCAAAGGTGTTGACGAACCCTGGCCCAGCACCACAAAACCAGTCCAACCGAGTGCAGCCGTGACCATTAACAGCACTGCCCACCAGGAAGACAGTGCACTGCCAGGCAGCAGCAGCAAGGCCAGCCCGGTAATCGAGACCAACATCCCCACCAGCTGCCAGGCTCCAGGCCGTGCGCCGCGCCAGATATTTACCCATTGCAGCCCAAGCTGTACTGTGGCGAACAATACGAAAGCCCCGACACCGGTATCCAGACTGACATACGCCATGGAAAATGCCGACGCATAAACAAATAACCCCAGCCCCAGTAACCAGAAGCGCCGGCTGTTCGGGCAGACACAATTGCGGCTCCCCAAGCGGATATTCTGATACCACAGCAACACACTCAATATCACCGCACCCGCCACCAGACGGATGATCGTAAAGCTTTCGGAATCAAAACTGTATTCCCTCAAAGCCCAGCGGCATAAAAGAGAATTGGCTGCAAAAGCCAGTAATACCAGCGCGGTCTGAACCACCATCATATGCTCACTTATTATTAACTTTATTAGCAAAACGGCAATATTGACTTCATTGCTGGACTATCTCTGAAAATCATCTTGCTTCGCTAGATTCATGCTGAATCAGCAGGTACAAGTACCCTACGCTTGCGGTGTACATCCTGCACTGAACAAGCTACAAACGAAAACAGAGGAGCCCTCGACAACAGATCCCGTTGATAGACAATAACGGAATACCCGAGACGAGTATTAACGTCGCAATTGAATATCTCAACAGCAATACCACGACTCAACAGCTGGTGAAAACGTTTCTAGCAGGCTGTTGAAATTCTTATTCGCTTTGCTGACAGAAGCTTTTCAACTCGCTAAATCACGCTTATTTGGTTGTTTTTTGAGTGGTTTTTCCACCGGAAACAGGATGATCCATCCCGTTTCCGGTCATCAGACGGATTGACCCTGTAACTTGGACATTCGCACCAGGTTATAAGCCATCATGGTCATCTCAAGAACACTGTTGACCTTCGCAAGTCCTCTCACTTTTAACTGCCGTAAGTGGCCGACGGTCTTACCCCAGCCGAAAGGTTCCTCGACACGTTTACGCACAATCTGACTGGCGGCATAACCCGCTTTGTTACTGGTTCGACCATCGATGGCTGAGCCACCTGACCGTTTGTCATTGCGAGCAACATGGGGCGTGATGCGGTGCTTCCTGCATTCCTTCACAAACCCTTTGGTGTCGTAGTTTTTATCCGCACCCACGGTTTTACGATGAGCTCCCGGCAGTGCTTTTAAAAGCCCTTGGGCGACGTCTCTTTCCGCTGTTCCGGTCGCCAGACTGGCTTGTGTCGCAACGATCAAACCATTCCGATTTTCCATGACAGTGTGTCCCATGAAGGATAATCGGGCCTCTTGTCCTTTGGATTTTTTGAACAGCCTCGCATCCGGATCCGTGGTTGATTCATGCGTGTCATTACGGCGTTTGGTGCCACGAAAGTTCTCTTCCTGATTGCGTCCGGATGGCCCTTCGCCCTTATCCTGATCGTCATCAGATTGCTTTGGCCGAAAACTCTTTTGGGAAGCCCAGGCCTGCATCAATGTGCCATCGACACTAAAATGATCGTTCGACAGGAGTTGTTGTTTTCGGGCTGTGGCAATCACCTCGGCGAATAATTCGGTGCTGACGTCATGGCGGATCAAACGATCCCGATTGACGCTGAAAGTCGAATGATCCCAGACCGGATCATCAATACTCAAACCAATAAACCAGCGATAAAGCATGTTGTACTGAATCTGCTCGACCAGTTGCCGTTCGCTGCGAATACTGAAGAGGATTTGCAGCAGCAAGGCTCTCAATAGACGCTCCGGAGGAATAGATTCCCGGCCACGCTCGGAATAG from the Candidatus Thalassolituus haligoni genome contains:
- the ligA gene encoding NAD-dependent DNA ligase LigA, whose amino-acid sequence is MSSPDTSSTQSNVLPTQARTRIEQLRQQINDHNHRYYVLDEAAIPDAEYDRLMRELQTLEAQYPLWITADSPTQRVGAEPLAAFDQVQHELPMLSLDNAMNAEEFAAFYQRIRDRLKTTDEIELVCEPKLDGLAVSLLYEQGKLVRAATRGDGQTGEDITRNVRTINNVPLRLQGDAWPRRIEVRGEVYMPKAGFEAYNAKARAADEKVFANPRNAAAGSLRQLDARITAKRPLEFCAYSIGIVSDEFGLATTHRGILDQIQGWGIRINPETRTANGLEQALDCYRLLGEKRHQLGYEIDGSVFKVNALALQQQLGFVARAPRWAIAYKFPAVEQMTRLLGVDFQVGRTGAVTPVARLEPVHVAGVTVSNATLHNMDEVARLGVRIGDTVIVRRAGDVIPQVVSVVLEQRPEHTDAILIPDSCPVCDSLIEKVEGEAVARCTGGLVCAAQRKEAIKHFASRKALDVEGLGDKLIEQLVAADLIDSVDDLFHLTLEQLSGLERMGEKSATNVLAALDKAKQTTLGRFLYALGIREVGVVTAQSLADHFGFLQRIMDASIEQLLDVADVGSVVASHVVNFFAEAHNRTVIEQLKNAGVVWPEGEPVRAAAEDLPLAGQTAVITGTLTALSRDEAKAHLQTLGAKVTGSVSAKTDFLVAGEKAGSKLAKATQLGVSVWDETRLLAVLEEHGIHV
- a CDS encoding cell division protein ZipA C-terminal FtsZ-binding domain-containing protein; the protein is MELTWKTVMILLGLLAVVIIVVDGIRRMKRARAMALKLDISKDFKFPEGNHNPELPGGRFRVVGNPAAAEADADARVSAPDTDTRLDGFANTADGVPDLISEDDRSALNEQRHAAENPLMESGAGDESISESISDGDELAAPRREAFHALEPDGLESDEQALQQNLHSWLNSRSRELEETPADQAPAAIIPKARPVNLDEAVPLLMTVEALGERNVIIEPELHVEVQDTADEQPLTAEDDEADPLLADADYQESGQAGEQETVHLEDEIAQQEEQGADQGSELIIYAGDDAEQLSTRAAAEVVLVIHARAREDAGFSGRSLLHLFDGCDLRYGQEQIFHRFEDADGKGPIQFSVAQTYEPGVFSPASMEDEHFSGLTFFLSLPGAKRPLEAYQAMSEMARLLADHLNAELKDATHSTFTKQTVEHDRQQILEYERRQALLAKKQAAGKRR
- the smc gene encoding chromosome segregation protein SMC, with translation MRLKAIKLSGFKSFVDTTTVSFDTNMTGIVGPNGCGKSNTIDAVRWVMGESSAKYLRGDSMTDVIFNGSSERKPVGKASVDLVFDNSDQTLRGEYAAYTEISVRRQVTRDGQSTYFLNGSRCRRKDITDLFLGTGLGPRSYAIIEQGMISRLIEAKPEELRVYVEEAAGISRYKDRRRETENRMRRTLENLERLQDIRDELTRQLGHLQRQAEAAEKYKALKAEERQKKAQLQALKWQQLDQDYRKRELFITELDTRFEKHRSEQVRIDADSEALRLLQSEDNERFQAVQGRFYEVGARIARQEQKIEHQSQMSLELDRNLAEAERQLEACQIALEADQQQLDNLEAERLQQEPEQELLAELLLQAKDQLDDAEREQSRWQDDWQQFTQRAGEPARQADVAHTRIQSLDQQLLRLQQQIHKLQGEQQQLQNNPELDEIQLLQEEAAEYELQAEEQQQRVDSSREQAERVRADIEQQRQQVETGRQQLNLLSNRKATLEALQKAALGQSSDAMARWLESRQLSRKPRLAERLQVESGWETAVEAVLGDYLQALVIDNLDMASQWLDSLQEGNLVLWSGLELPPSDSPLASDSLLQRLQSPYQLGDLLAPVRTIGSLDQALARRQELAPGESWMTPDAVRVGRDWLRVQRQAESQGSVLGRQQELELLLEQWDQLDMDVEEWEAEYEAARMRLHGLEQQRDAAQREWQQVNSQLMTLQAQLSAHQARAEQFAQRSQRIDDDLAEAREQQALLQQELEETRMQWQQASDAIELYGDERDQLLLQRDSKQQQLDDARSVLQQRQQGAHQAELGQRELDSRIQGLNTAIQRLSVQLEQWRSRKQTILSSQKQDHSIDLTHLKEELQQLLEQRQQAEQQVQEARSRLERSETGLRQLEQQRSQAEQQALDVRNQLEAVRMECQALDIRRQALIEQLQEEKLTLKEVLDNMPDEADPEQWQQDLADLGERIRRLGNINLAAIDEYRLQSERKTYLDAQNNDLETALATLESAIHKIDRETRTRFKETFDKINNGLAELFPKVFGGGHAWLDLTDDDLLNTGVAIMARPPGKKNSTIHLLSGGEKALTAIALVFSIFQLNPAPFCMLDEVDAPLDDANVGRYAKLVKAMSDKVQFIFITHNKIAMEMASRLLGVTMQEPGVSRLVSVDVEAATEMIEQ
- a CDS encoding GntR family transcriptional regulator, which produces MAFVVAESLAEQIANHLADRIIQGDLVNNERIQEARIVSELQVSRGSVREALLILERRHLVTIQPRRGAYVTELNADRVRSLYRLYGNLLEMLAEKLAWSWKEEDKKKLELLVNKLRNTAAVHDHHLFIEANFELISSAAVAAGNEYLKTALDNLQPPLHRALALALRKNLGEMDETSLFVTRLIECTLSDQNDEIPALVNEYCKRHCSLVVQAIEANTLKESV
- a CDS encoding helix-turn-helix transcriptional regulator; amino-acid sequence: MNSAPTDSESKKSMDFLTSLGQRIAAMADLVGSKKKLADAAGISESQLYRCIKGASATTVEPLVAMAKAANVSIEWAVSGEGLMHADQYDTLSANDSKLKSIPCYTASHQHCQTRTASPEFALPSHWVKQRGLNDQSLVILTARGDSMNPTIPDGSLVLIDTQNRSLLDGRLYALREENFEMIKRIQRVPGQGVWLLSDNKHYNDVLLEQNDMNQLEIIGRVVWIGTDV
- a CDS encoding DMT family transporter, with amino-acid sequence MMVVQTALVLLAFAANSLLCRWALREYSFDSESFTIIRLVAGAVILSVLLWYQNIRLGSRNCVCPNSRRFWLLGLGLFVYASAFSMAYVSLDTGVGAFVLFATVQLGLQWVNIWRGARPGAWQLVGMLVSITGLALLLLPGSALSSWWAVLLMVTAALGWTGFVVLGQGSSTPLADVQAAFVAASLLSILLIPFTVEPELSNWRPLLLAVISGAIASGLGYFGWYRVLPWLGIHRAAQVQLLVPGLAVLMGALVLSERLTTLMLLAMGLIVAGVLIAIRARRSVDT
- a CDS encoding IS5 family transposase → MRGADITQEALFTTIKLDELVPQDHPLRSIKILFDQALTNIDWKLSLIYSERGRESIPPERLLRALLLQILFSIRSERQLVEQIQYNMLYRWFIGLSIDDPVWDHSTFSVNRDRLIRHDVSTELFAEVIATARKQQLLSNDHFSVDGTLMQAWASQKSFRPKQSDDDQDKGEGPSGRNQEENFRGTKRRNDTHESTTDPDARLFKKSKGQEARLSFMGHTVMENRNGLIVATQASLATGTAERDVAQGLLKALPGAHRKTVGADKNYDTKGFVKECRKHRITPHVARNDKRSGGSAIDGRTSNKAGYAASQIVRKRVEEPFGWGKTVGHLRQLKVRGLAKVNSVLEMTMMAYNLVRMSKLQGQSV